In Montipora capricornis isolate CH-2021 chromosome 4, ASM3666992v2, whole genome shotgun sequence, the DNA window CTTTTCATCAATAATCCCCAGCGCATCAATCAACTTCTTGTTCACTACTTTGTCAATCATGAACTGGTAAAAGATGTTTTCATCTCGGAAGTGAAATTCATCTGTGACTGAAGAAGAAAAATCGTACTATTCATCACAAATTCTGTGAGGCACGCAGAGCTATCATGCCGCAGTCACCAGCAAGTACACAGAGTTGTGGTACCTTAAGTTTGTTACTGCCAAATAATTAGTACACATTAGGTATTatatcacatgattttgagtggAATTTTGAATAAAATAAGTACAAGTatttcaaagacaaacaaaatacagGCTTgtgcaagtgcttatttattccaaattgcacaagaaaaatgaTGCCCGGATTACTCATTTATgatatacatgcaaaaatttcCCAGTCTATTGGACTAACATTATATTTTCAACTATCTgcactaatttcacttttctgcactctgtttgggattcATTGACATGCTCTTAACCAATCAATATGCTGAAAAATttgcatgtatattattaggtAAAGTAACGTAGGATTTGTAAAAGAATTTATTGTAGAAGCTGACTCTCCTGTAATTCGGTTACGAATTAGACTGCGATGGGATGAGATAAAGTTAcacattatcattattattagataAGAGGCTTTGCTcctcagtttttaataatttatattcAAATACAGTGCAATACCTTCATTCAGATCTCCATAGTGCTCCTGCCAATGTTTATTATCTTGTTGACCCACAGTACATAGAGTATTTAATCAGTTTGTCCTTAGCTAAGATAGGGACCTGCTACAAGTGTGCTAAGACAAGAGGCTACAGGCAGTCTACACTTTtttcgaaggatttttagctGACTTCCTTTCAGTTCACAGCATTTCagtgttttggttttttgttaccacatcttggtaaatatccagtttcaTTTCGTAGTCCAAAGTCCACAGTCCCCATTCCATGACCCAATGATAGGGTTGCGTGCAATTGCGGATAAACTGTTGTTAAcagcattgattccaatcaaaactaGAAAACAGATGCTTTGCAAATCTCtatgatatttaaaaatatttaatactttttcttaagaATACTGAGAGAATTAGAAAATTACGATATCTTTTAAAGAGTCATACAATAACCGGATATTGCACTGcatgcaacgaaaacacaaaaacttgtttccagtcacgcacacaattcaTTAATACAATCATATTTCCCTGTTAATCTGTCACGTAGTCTTTCGTGGTTTAGAGGTCATCGCGATTGCCTGTGAAGGAAGAGATACCGAGTTGGAATCCCACTTGAACTGCCTTCTGCGAGAAAGAGATATCTTACACGTGCACAGCCAGAGCGCGACCGGACAAAAGTCAAAAGTCCAAAAATGGAGTCGAAAACTATACTTTGTTCTTCGAACAAAGTAACATGGACCTGACACTAGTTGACCCATGTTTGTTATGTTTTACTAATTTCGCTTTTTTATCATTCTGTGTGCATGCAACATGAGTTGATCTGTGTTAAGACGAATTAAACCATTGTCCTTGCGAAACGGATGGGCCCTTATTTGCACTGTGGCTTTATAACTTCTTATAAGACAGTGAAATTTAAATCCTGATTTACCTACCATGCTTAATAATTGCTTGATCCAAAAGTTCTCTGCCCAGTAACACTGCTTGGCCTCTGTCAGGTACCTCACCATTTTGTATTAGCCAATCTACCAGCTCAAGGCCAGTGAAACAGCTCCTGTACACAAAGTCATGGCATGGTGTCAACTTGATCAACTGTCCTTCCTCGTTTTTTGCCCTTTATAGACAAAAATGGAACATCACAATATATACAAAGATTAGATTATGCTGCTTTACAAACCAATCAGTAACTTGATAGCAACATACGTGACAGGGGATTTATGAACTTTACAGCACAAATTTAACAAACTGAGCAAATTGCTGATTTCTGCATTATGTGGACAGTAATTAAAAGTGCTTGTCTCCAACAGAAAAGACAGGTTGTGACAGTGTATAATATAAAGAACAGAGCTCAATTCCCTGGGACACACGGCTTCCATTTCTTAGTTTAGGGACACAAAAATAATGTCCAGACTCTTAAGACAGTCTATTATAACCCTGGCTACTGCCTGGGAAtgacaactgaaaaatgggATTTCACTTAATGGGGATTGGATTTCAAACTTAGAAACAGGATGTGCAGAAAAAAGGTAGGAAGAAGGGAACTCAACAATCTTTAGGATGCCTTGGAAGCAGATTTAATAAATCCCACCAACCCTACCCTCTGCTTGCATCGCTTGGGGTATTCACTGTATCTTAATTATCACCTGTGAAAAATGTCACAACCCTTATATATCACAGCAAGGTCAGAATTCGGAACAACAGTGTCATCATCTCTTCGGAATCTGTAGAAAAGCATCTCGTCTTTAAAATGATGATCATCACAGACTGAAAGGATAATAAACAACAGAGCAGCattaatttgaaagacaaatccTCACCTTTTTGCAGCAACTGCCAGACAGGAATTGCAGCTACAGGATTTGGATGATAGTTATGAAAGGAGGACAGTGGCAGGAATGTCTGGGGCATAATTTACTAAAACACAAAACAGTGAAATGacacaccaaaacaccatgtatgaccccaacatacattgaatactaactgacaagggttggatttgagattaaatatcgttttaggtcttattaggcctaaaacgttaacgttattgctcctaatctcagtcttaattcAGTCGATCAATTCAGTCCTAATTCATAGAGCTTGAGATTAGGATTCAAATTAAGAATGAGATTAGGACATTAGGCCTAAagcgatatttaatctcaaatccaatcTTTGTCGGTTAAGTATTCAATGTACAATGtttggtggggtcatacatggtgttttggtgcttcgatTTGCTGTTTCGGTGTTTCACTGTTTCATTGTTTAGTAACGTCCAAATGTCTGGGAAATACGGCTTGGGAAAGGTATTGGAGAAGACTGGATATCCGGAGGGGAAACAGCAAATGCAAGGCCTATAACAGAGGGAAAGCCTAcaacaaatgcaaaaatttcGGGGCTGGAcaaatctgcgagccagcgagccgtGCGAATTTTGCATTTAAGCCTAAGCAGCCAtttgataaacagttattaagtctaagcacccattttaaaatgtttagctttcaataactgtgtgacttccATGTTGACTCCCATGGCTCACCCTGttggctcacatgactcgcagccatggctcgcatggctcgcagctatggctcgcatgactcactggctcgcacattgtcctaactcaAAACTTTCACTCGCAGAATAAATTTATTGTTAAAATTGTGATTGCAAAGGAATGTCAGAAGAAATTTAAAAGTCTTCCTGGGATGGCTTGCCCTGAAATGTTGGGCATATGCGTAGACTACAAAACTTAAAATTCTTATTCATAATTACATCATGAATGCCCAATATTCTTGGACCAGCAACATTTCAAGATATGGATATTTGTCTCCAGAGTTATGGGATGCATTTGAGTATAGGTATACTAAATCCGTACTTGGTTGAatggtaaagaaaaaaatggttaTGAACTGGGGTGGCTATCAAGTTATACACAAGAGGGTGCAGTAAGGTGCTCTTCCTTTCTCTGGGAAATCAAAGATggtctttcccttttttttttcacagggGAAGTCGAAGGACTTATTTCTTAGGAGGTATATATGGTTGATGGCCTCATCAACAGGAGAGTGCAGGTTTTAAGAGAATGGCCCCATGCTTCCAAATTGCTGAAAGAataaatccaaagagaaaatgtcACTGAGCTTTTCTTCAAGGGAGTTTAAAGTACATTTTTTTATCTTATAGGCTGCAATCCACAACAATCAATTTTAACATGCATATTAAATAAGcttactaattattattatgcatgAATTGCTTAAGCCAGCTTAAtctacaaattttattttcgttATAATTATGGATTCACTAACCGTGATGGATTATGCTGTTTTCGAATAAAACGTTCATGCACTGCACAGCTCCAGCACGACTATTTGCTTCTCCGTTCTGTATCAACCAGTCCACAAGATCACGACCAACAAAACAACAAGGATAAGTTCTGAGGTGATACCGCCTGTCTCGGATCATAACAGGATCTTCCTCACCGTGCAGGCGATTCCTAAGGTGTTCTCCGATCAACACGACCTCTAACGCTTTTAGTGAAAGATGTTCTGTCATTTTGAAGCAGATCAATCCTTGTTTAAGAGCATAACGACCGTTATTCGCGCTCTAAATAAGACAACTTAACGTAACTTAAACAGTGCCTTTTTAATAGCAGTGCCACGACAAAGAGGAAATGTTGGGTAGCCTGGGGCACATCACGACGATCCcagtttcttttttcaattttttttgttacaattgTATCGTTTATTTGGTGGTTTTTACCTGGGCATAGGGAAAAACAGACAATAACCCAAGTTATCCAATTTTTACTGCAAACGAATAAtcataaaaattgttttttttcttgtgacAGAAACGTGTAACAATTTTTACGTGACCCTCGCGGTGAAGAAACGGTCACTGGTTCTGCAACAACAGAAATAAGCAACAGTACAAATAACTAAATgtacaatatcgtggaataGTTGTACTCATTTAGTGTGTTTTCCGATCAATAACTTACAGAGCTAAAGGAAAAAATTGAATGCCCGTATAAACCCATCCCTATCCACTCCCCTTCTCTACCTCGCTACAGCTTAGCGACCTCGTTTTTTTCTCATCATATGGCGCTTTGATGCACGAGGTTTGAAGTGCTCTGAACTCTGCAAAGTTTCTGTAGTTAGTTCGCTTTCTGCATACCCAAAAAGTTAAAGTTCTTTTTGTTAAAATGATAAATGCGCTGCATCACTTGCAGATTCTGCGTTTTGCAGTTCCTGCCACAATAGTTTTAGGAGTTGCACCTCAGTACTTCTGTATATGGCTTGCTTTACGGTTTCTCTCCCTCCCTTTTCCTCGACGATGTTTCGAGCGTGGTGATGAATTTTTCTACGACACGTACCAATCACTTATTTGCTTCTTTTACGAGACTTGCTCTGGAGCAGAGGTAATGTAGCTCGCtgaaatatttaatattttaattaagtgtctaaattatgtccataatgttcgcttagtaaaatatattctatatacaaggctaaaagttaaaaaattaaaatattcaaaccaaacgttttcggctgtttgccatcatcagggttgccaccctgatgatggcaaaccgCCGAAAgcgtttggtttgaatattttaattttttaacttttagtcttgtatatagaatatgtctaaattatttttttgtattggTAATCACAtaatttcgagtgcaatttggaataaattatAAGAAGGAGTAAGTTTTTTCAAAGAccaccaaaattgcacgagaaaaatgaTGTGATTACTTAATAGTTATGTACATGAGAAAATTCAAGATGGTTAAGCGAAAGAAATGCATGTGTATGACACAGTTAGGGAAAAATTGTACCATAAATTGCACCATCCAGGGTGCgctcttgatttgaaaacaaaagatttgattggttctgaccaaactcTATTGtctattagccaatcataatccagaattttgatgtgtaatttgcGCTGTTACTTTTTGCactgttacacttgaactgcactgctctcagccaatcagaatcgagtatttttttcatgtatagtGATGTAGCTCTTACCTTAACAGCTATGTATCCGACTTTATCAAgctttatttgtaaatatttatttcttatttaattTAGATTATTTTAACGAAATAAAGGTTTTAATAGACAGCTTTTAATTAAGAGGATATTTcctattattaaaaactggatcattggataatgcaattcgagagttttggttggctaagccatcatgggttttgagccattataccatgatctacaaacacggcaagcatatgcttgattttttgggccttttttatttttattgtagtctagttttctatattttggggaaatgtttaataaaacaattattcctctcgcgcttgttggatatgagaggattatagccaactcagcgctacACGCCTCGTTGGCTGTCtacatctcatatccaacgcgcgctcatggaataattgttaattactatatactaaaacagtggatggcATTGAACAtgcacgctgattggctactcaaactttGGATATCCTTTGCCTATCCGAGCAATTCGTGCTGAATTTTTGCCCGAAAATGTTATattctttgcaggaataaatgagttaaaatcatatttTAGTGCTGTGTTATGTCACTGTTTTAGTTTAttctaaaacaactattcacttcGGTGTCGGTGGCTAGCAGTGAATTTTTAGCGAACGGCTTCATGGCTTGGTAAATaaccaccactagccacctccacttcggtgaatagttgttaactatcaAATTCTTAACCTTGCATATTGCATTTCGAGCATTGATTTATCACTCAATTTTTTCCTGAGTACACTTCCTCTGGGAAAGTTAttggtaaaattaatttttcatagGTAATTTTTTATGGTGACCCAATTCCTTGGGATAAGCAAGAAAATGTCATCATATTGTGCAACCATCAAAGTTCAGGTCAGTAACATATAGTTTGTACAGCTGTACAAAGTAAACTTCTATTGGCTAAAATTAAAGAACTTTGCATTCACAAATGCTCCCCTTCCCCCCAAAGCTGCCAAGTCACCTGACCTGTGAACAGAAGTGTGGATGCTGGTGTGGATAATCCCTGATCAATTCAATCTAGTTTATAGAAGGACAACAAGATTTATCTAACAAGTGATAAGATCTTTGTGAAGAgataaatttttgaaaattatgtGGGACCTTTTGgaaaaaatttgaaagttcTGTAAGtgaagataagataagataagatacgATAATGTCATGCTAATTGCTATTGCAAGTATATATGGCAATGAAGCATACTATGGTGCCCCTgccatgtgttagaaaactctttactgggttaatcatgtattaccctctcaaaataaagaacattgtattgtattgtattgtattgtattgtattttctaTAGTGGACTGGATAGTCTCAGATTTCATTGGTATCAGGCAAGGTTCATTAGGAAGACTAAGATACATTTTGAAGAGTGGACTAAAATATTTGCCATTGTATGGATTTTACTTTGCCCAGGTAAACCTTTCAACAATACTGTCAATGATTACAAAAAGGAATTTAGCTGGCTGTTTTGAAGtccaggtcccagttgttcaaaaggtgaatTTATAACATTATCTGGcagatagtgctatccatcatttgaacagcTAGAGCCAGAGGTgcaatagcctgcgtagcaagcgtttctgTTCGAAAAAAAGAGCTCCCAAACGATTGTccagggaggcgcggtggcctcatggttagtgtgctcaacTTCAGAGCGAATGGTCCAGGTTCGGgacctggctggggacattgtgttgtgttcttgggcaagacactttactccttCAGttcctctctccacccaggtgtataaatgggtaccagcaaaatgctgggggtaaccctgcaatggactagcatcccatccaggggggagtagaaatactcctagtcgcttcatgctacagaaaccggggataagctccggcctgatgggccactaggccTTTAAGGAATAAgctgactttacctttttttttttaaacgattTTCTGCAAACAGGTGTTCTTTCGAACAGGAatgcttgctacgcaggctagaggTGCAAGTAGTTAGATGCATGCATCAAAGTGTCCCCTTTCTCTTTTCccaaacttcaacatcactcgtttCTCGGAATACAGGCAATAATAAAGTcacagtgtcccccaaatgctgctcttcaaGTTAAGATCCATAAACTAGCTGCTGCATTTACATTGTGCCGTGACCTAAAAATAATGCAAACCTTTACCTCTAACCTTATTGTtagatacatgtataattatgtaggaaatgcttagacttgAACAGACACTTCAAGTTGGATAATTTTTAAAACTGgacatgcatctaattaggttaATTTGTGGACGTAAGTGTGGAGATTTGACTGCTACCAAATCACTTGGTTGAACATTGGAGGGTAATGATATTGTTGGATAGGTGTGGGGTTCAACTCTGACTGGACCAAGCAGTAATGAGGACCATgagtttaacccattcacacctcaaatgctTTAGGATGCCCCTCAGTGattagtaaaatcgtctggcattagagttAAATGTCTGGGGTCAATGGATTAATTACTGTCAAATGTTACCCTCATTGAATTAAGTCTTGCTACTACTAAGTACTACTGCCACTACTACCACTattactacttctactactactactattactaccactaccactaccactaccactaccactaccactaccactaccactaccactaccactaccactaccactaccactactactccactactactaccactactactaccaccactactaccactactacaaccactaccactaccactaccactactactactaccactaccactaccactactactccACTACTATAattactactaccactactacaaCCACTACAACTACAACCACTACAACTACAACCACTACAACTACCACTACTACTCCACTACTACTCCACTACTATTCCACTACTACTACACTACTACTACGCTACAACTACCACTATTGCTACCACTACCTAAGGGACGTGTAAAAAAGCTGAGGAgtagtgttgcctttgtaatcatATTCAACTAATGACTAGACAGACCTTCTATTCCTCTTTTATAAGGGTGATaatgtgataaataaataaattatattagTTTAGACCCCGTCTCACTGCATCGAAATGTGCACTGTAACCCTTTGAtgcctaaaccggcctaaaccttTGATTTTGTGAATATTGTTGACTAGAGTATACAAGTCTCACCAGTATCTTTTCTCATGCGCAATATTCATagtgttattttgcttttgatAGCATTCTTGTATATATGTAAAGAGAAGTGGAGCAAAGGATAAAGAACATATCGCAAGGTAAGGAGTTTTAATCCTTGGTATAAAGTTACTGGGACTAATAATGAAATCGTTGTGGTCAGTTTTTTTTTGCACCCCGTGTTGCTAATCATGCCTTTTCTCAACATAAgattttttgttcaaattcaaTAGACATCTCTCTTTTCAGGAAGCTTAAGCAGATGAAGGAGCTGAATATGCCTGTGAGTATACAAtctctttactttttttttttaatattcttgCAAGAGCATTTAAGTTGTTCATTAAGAATAGACTGACCCCAGAAGcaagaatagttgttttagAAATCCAATACTCCTCATTATCTTAacccaaaccggccagacttagtatttttattttactcgtcagtagAGAACCCCCAGCctgagtcaatgggttaatttaaaAAAGTAATAAGTGGTTTATGTAACAAATGAAGTGTTGTTGTGGTCTTATGATTGGGTATCCTGTGACCATTCAACTTCAAGTAACAGGACCCCCATGGAAATACTGAGTACTCAACTTTGAAATGAGCtgttttctgtttttagatGTGGTTGGTGATATTTCCTGAGGGTACACGCTATAGTGTCGAGAATAAAAAAGTTATTGAAGACAGTCAGAATTATGCTGCTGAACAAGGTGATTATGCATTcaaaacagtttttccaaaaaaagacTCTAGACTTTATGAAATGCATCACTGATTATATCACTTTCCACAGGTCTGCCAGTACTATCACAAGTTCTGACACCAAGAACAAAAGCTGCTGAGGTAAGTATCACAAGGCAACCAGAGATGTCTGGCAGGTATTTTAGTGAAAAAAGCCCTGATAAAATAAtgttatatgtgggttgaccTCAATATTTCAAAACTGACTGGATGCTATTTAATTATCatgtataatttattcaaattaaatcatacatacatacatacatactttatttggtCTTGCAGGTTAAAAAACTGGCAGCCattggctgatgtggacctgcacaactaatatacatatttacaattaataaagtaaaaaagaccaaatatgtacaatatactaatagtaataaaataatgcttattaatgtcaataataataaaaatgaggtgatttatttgtgatcaatgaactttccttttcaaaagtgaaattgttaataaatttggagagttgCTTTAGACGATTTTTAAACAATATGACATTATCATACTCTTTAACGCTACTAGGAATTGAGTTCCAGATCATAGTTCCTCTGTGTCGAAGAGAAAGTCTGCCTATTTCCTTTTTGGGTCTATCCAGTACCAGTTGTTTGGATCGTCGAGAGTCATACTTTGTCGCTTTCACAGAAAACAATTCGGTTATTTGAGCTGGGCCAGCTTGATAAAAAGCTTGATGGACGTATTTTAATATAgcttttttatacatgtatgataatGGAAGCCAGTTGGCTTTTTGTAGAACATGGGTGTTATCTCGGTCGCGTGGTAGATCGTGAATAAACCTGGTTGCTTTTGTGTGAATCTCCTCTAATCTATTAAATTGCGGTGCGGTGCATCCACCCCATACTGGAATGCAATAGGAGACCCCTGATACAACTGTTTTGAAATAGATTTCCTCGAGTACTTTGGGGGGAAGGCGTGGCATTCTCCTCAAAGCTCCAAGCTTTTTCCTGTAACTCTTGCACAATTTATCGATGTGGGGTGACCAGGACAATTTATTGTCAATTTCGATGCCTAAGCAGCAGGTGGAGTTTACAAAATCAATTCTGTTTTCCTCATATCGGAGTTCTTGAAGGGGGCCAATTAGAGGTTTTGTGGACAGGAGCATAGCTTCACTTTTACCATTATGAATCGAGAGTCTGTTTCTTTGTGACCACatgtaaatttgtttaaaaattaagTTCAGACGCTGGGTGACAGTATCGAAATTGTCGCCAATGCAGTAAGCGgtggtgtcgtctgcatacatCTCGACCTCGCCTTCGGTAACAGCATCGGGCaggtcatttacataaattgaGTACAGCCTTGGCCCCAGTAATGGTTACTGTATCTCACCACCACAAAGATTGGTTACATATTATTCTATTCCAATAGGAGTGTGTGGAATCACATGTTACCAATAAACTTCACTCGGTCTCAAATTTGAAAATGCAGCATCCCCAAATCATTTATCAAGTTTCTAATTTCTTTTTAATCTTTTGAAAATTCCACTAGATGGccacatgtacattgtaaccAATTTTAAGTTCATTATGAAATACATGTTTGGAATGAAAGTAGAAAAATCtataattaattttgtggtCACTGTAGTAAGTGACTTGTTGAAGTACTACTATGACAATGATTTAAgtctgtcttttgttttgtgaagGCAAGCTTTGAAGTTTTGTGTCCTGATTACCTGGATGCAGTCTATGATCTTACTATTGCTTATAGCAATGATTACAAGAGTACTGTACCTCGGAGACAAGCACCAAATATGACAGGCAAGTAGAAGGAACCAGTCATTTCTCTTACACAGCAGGTTTATGTAATGAAGTGCAGAATATATGAAAGTCACATAAATTATATTCATGAACTATACTTCTTATATATACTTGAAATATATCTGTATTactacaattattattcattcaaaatatttccccatttctgattggttaaaaccacacacataattcaccataaccagcggaatcaatgacgtcaaaagtgcagcccgctgcagattattgaaccaatGACGTCAACAGTGCAGCCCACTGCAAATTATTTcaaaccgttgaccgaaaaacgCTGGGGACcaaattgtgttatttttgttgagcagaaaaatggctgcgagtaggtttagaagtttgagcgaagaaaatattttgaatggataataaagcaattattgaattcggctttcgtagaatatgaagaattctgcagatcttggaggatgttatccacctcagccttcggccttggtggataacaccctcctcgacctgcagaattcttcatatcctactcagcctcattcaataattgctaattattgcattattttatttattaactgttttttaatctttgaatGATCCCATGTCCAGGTGcatttaaccctttccctcctgGGAAGGATACTTAAGGAATTTTGCTCTGGCagcagacaattttacttgtcatttGGGGACGCTTTTGGTTGATTGGGTCAGGGTTCATATGCGTCTTAAAAACCCTTGAAACCCCTTGAATTTGGAGAGTACATTTTCAAGTCtttgaaaatctctgctcttcattcctggtccttgaaagtccttgattTTTTCCTGGCCctcatttttaatctttgaaaacttcagtaaAAGTGatcagccactcaagtcatgtcatacaaacGTGACAAGCTGTGGGGTCAAGAATGATTACCAatgcctttgcattattttcaggCATGTACGGTATGGAAATGAGCAAAAATTGTATTGTCAGACTATTTCCATGGGTAAATTATTTAATTCTTCgacgtaaataaaaaagaggtccttgaaattttaGAAGTTGGcccttgaaaatccttgaaaagtcagtgaatttttggtctgaaaaagtgtacgaaccctgATGGGTTAaacacctggccccagttgttcaaacgatggatagcgctatccatgggggtgcagggatggcgcagttgtgagagcactcgccttccacccacgtggcccaggttcgattcccagatctggCGTCATATGtaagttgagtttgttggttctctactctgcactgagaggttttctcctggtactccggtttcccctctcctcaaaaaccaaaatttgacttgatttgtgttaattgttaatttcaatttacagtgtccccaattagtgcttctgtgctagaacaactagacacttaaataaagttcctttcctttcctttccactggataaatcaaatgtttttgctag includes these proteins:
- the LOC138047381 gene encoding DEP domain-containing mTOR-interacting protein-like isoform X1, giving the protein MTEHLSLKALEVVLIGEHLRNRLHGEEDPVMIRDRRYHLRTYPCCFVGRDLVDWLIQNGEANSRAGAVQCMNVLFENSIIHHVCDDHHFKDEMLFYRFRRDDDTVVPNSDLAVIYKGCDIFHRAKNEEGQLIKLTPCHDFVYRSCFTGLELVDWLIQNGEVPDRGQAVLLGRELLDQAIIKHVTDEFHFRDENIFYQFMIDKVVNKKLIDALGIIDEKIPGSPRNFTQRNLLPLTTQRSCPVPFSKERPEVNEALDNQTSPESPDFFSSSGSLSQSPRPVVVREITIDELLDPNGPFISKNITVKSDAVGFGFVVRGTSPVYIQTVDPKGPAAAAGLKVHMYLKCVNGKNVLYWTHREVAQEILRGRNVINVVVITHCKGVQ
- the LOC138047381 gene encoding DEP domain-containing mTOR-interacting protein-like isoform X2 → MTEHLSLKALEVVLIGEHLRNRLHGEEDPVMIRDRRYHLRTYPCCFVGRDLVDWLIQNGEANSRAGAVQCMNVLFENSIIHHVCDDHHFKDEMLFYRFRRDDDTVVPNSDLAVIYKGCDIFHRSCFTGLELVDWLIQNGEVPDRGQAVLLGRELLDQAIIKHVTDEFHFRDENIFYQFMIDKVVNKKLIDALGIIDEKIPGSPRNFTQRNLLPLTTQRSCPVPFSKERPEVNEALDNQTSPESPDFFSSSGSLSQSPRPVVVREITIDELLDPNGPFISKNITVKSDAVGFGFVVRGTSPVYIQTVDPKGPAAAAGLKVHMYLKCVNGKNVLYWTHREVAQEILRGRNVINVVVITHCKGVQ
- the LOC138047385 gene encoding 1-acyl-sn-glycerol-3-phosphate acyltransferase epsilon-like, giving the protein MINALHHLQILRFAVPATIVLGVAPQYFCIWLALRFLSLPFPRRCFERGDEFFYDTYQSLICFFYETCSGAEVIFYGDPIPWDKQENVIILCNHQSSVDWIVSDFIGIRQGSLGRLRYILKSGLKYLPLYGFYFAQHSCIYVKRSGAKDKEHIARKLKQMKELNMPMWLVIFPEGTRYSVENKKVIEDSQNYAAEQGLPVLSQVLTPRTKAAEASFEVLCPDYLDAVYDLTIAYSNDYKSTVPRRQAPNMTDFLIKRGHKVHVYCRRHAAQDLPCGNEETKQWIHKSFVEKDRILNRFYNEGGQMPGVPRRRRLPWMRTFPSFVFFVAALLPFLVTKWGRSAYWKMWLLSSFGTVSYMMLFFGKVQR